From a region of the Xanthomonas rydalmerensis genome:
- a CDS encoding NAD(P)H-dependent glycerol-3-phosphate dehydrogenase has protein sequence MRDNAKKKIAVLGAGSWGTALASLTARHGYPTVLWGRDAVVAEAIGQRHENPRYLPGIALPEGLQATTDLAAAIDGADWILVVVPSHAFTETLRQLAPLRPSQAGVAWATKGFEPGSGRFLHEVAQEILGEAVPLAVVTGPSFAKEVALDLPTAVTVHGDAAFAQQVADAMHGPTFRAYTGDDMVGAELGGAMKNVLAVATGVADGMELGLNARAGLITRGLNEMLRLAAAIGAKPETLMGLAGLGDLVLTCTGDLSRNRRLGLALGRGQPLQEAVRAIGQVVESVQTADEVMRQAERHGIDLPISNAVRAVLHGELTPAVGLQQLLAREQKPEYPTTLFS, from the coding sequence ATGCGCGATAACGCCAAGAAGAAGATCGCCGTCCTCGGCGCCGGCTCCTGGGGCACGGCGCTGGCGTCGCTCACCGCGCGGCACGGGTATCCGACCGTGCTGTGGGGCCGCGATGCCGTGGTCGCCGAGGCCATCGGGCAGCGCCACGAAAACCCGCGCTATCTGCCGGGGATCGCGCTGCCGGAGGGCCTGCAGGCCACCACCGACCTGGCGGCGGCCATCGACGGCGCCGACTGGATCCTGGTCGTAGTGCCGTCGCATGCGTTCACCGAGACCCTGCGCCAGCTGGCGCCGCTGCGCCCGTCACAAGCCGGCGTGGCCTGGGCGACCAAGGGCTTCGAGCCCGGATCGGGGCGTTTCCTGCACGAAGTGGCGCAGGAGATCCTCGGCGAGGCGGTGCCGCTGGCGGTGGTCACCGGCCCGTCCTTCGCCAAGGAAGTGGCCCTGGACCTGCCGACGGCGGTGACCGTGCACGGCGATGCCGCGTTCGCGCAGCAGGTCGCCGACGCGATGCACGGCCCGACCTTCCGCGCCTACACCGGCGACGACATGGTCGGCGCCGAGCTGGGTGGGGCGATGAAGAACGTGCTGGCGGTGGCCACCGGCGTGGCCGACGGCATGGAGCTGGGCCTCAACGCCCGTGCCGGCCTGATCACCCGTGGCCTCAACGAGATGCTGCGGCTGGCCGCGGCGATCGGCGCCAAGCCGGAGACCCTGATGGGCCTGGCCGGACTCGGCGACCTGGTGCTCACCTGTACCGGCGACCTGTCGCGCAACCGCCGGCTGGGTCTGGCGCTGGGGCGTGGGCAGCCGCTGCAGGAGGCGGTGCGTGCGATCGGGCAGGTGGTCGAGTCGGTGCAGACCGCCGACGAGGTGATGCGCCAGGCCGAGCGCCACGGCATCGATCTGCCGATCTCCAATGCGGTGCGCGCGGTCCTGCACGGCGAACTGACCCCGGCGGTCGGCCTGCAGCAGTTGCTGGCGCGCGAACAGAAGCCCGAGTACCCGACCACCCTGTTCAGTTGA
- the secB gene encoding protein-export chaperone SecB: MSDLTNNGAAAPADAAAGPAFTIEKIYVKDVSFESPNAPSVFNDNAQPELQLNLNQRVQQLNEQAFEVVLAVTLTCTAGGKTAYVAEVQQAGVFGLVGLDPQAVDVLLGTQCPSILFPYVRSLVSDLIQAGGFPPFFLQPINFEALYAETLRQRAQQGEGQSLADSEPAGNA; this comes from the coding sequence ATGTCCGACCTCACCAACAACGGCGCCGCGGCGCCGGCCGACGCCGCGGCCGGCCCCGCTTTCACCATCGAGAAGATCTACGTCAAGGACGTGTCCTTCGAGTCCCCCAACGCGCCGTCGGTGTTCAACGACAACGCCCAGCCGGAACTGCAGCTCAACCTCAACCAGCGCGTGCAGCAGCTGAACGAGCAGGCCTTCGAAGTCGTGCTGGCCGTGACCCTGACCTGCACCGCCGGCGGCAAGACCGCCTACGTGGCCGAAGTGCAGCAGGCCGGCGTGTTCGGCCTGGTCGGCCTGGACCCGCAGGCGGTGGACGTGCTGCTCGGCACCCAGTGCCCGAGCATCCTGTTCCCGTACGTGCGTTCGCTGGTCAGCGACCTGATCCAGGCCGGCGGCTTCCCGCCGTTCTTCCTGCAGCCGATCAACTTCGAGGCCCTGTACGCCGAGACCCTGCGCCAGCGTGCGCAGCAGGGCGAGGGTCAGTCGCTGGCCGATTCGGAGCCGGCCGGCAACGCCTGA
- a CDS encoding AraC family transcriptional regulator produces MASNTQPDASDWVRIRRDRETGIESVHAHFRGHAYDPHDHDEVLVGVTLQGLQRFRCHRSLHTSTPGRAILIEPGAVHDGHAPAEDGFTYAMLYLPQRWVASALQRLGQEDMSALHPAFRTTLADDAALSAAICQAFLAIHQREGRLARDQSLDRMMRLLSPQLSAEAQRPCASTPTVARARDFLHAQMERDVSLDELADHADLDRFRLTRQFQRTFGLSPHAYLIRLRLRVARALLADGQEPADVALKVGFADQSHLGRWFKRAYRLTPAAYQRQCAGGAAQTF; encoded by the coding sequence ATGGCATCGAACACCCAACCCGACGCCAGTGACTGGGTCAGGATCCGCCGCGACCGGGAGACCGGCATCGAAAGCGTGCATGCGCATTTCCGTGGGCATGCCTACGATCCGCACGATCACGACGAAGTGCTGGTCGGCGTGACCCTGCAGGGCCTGCAGCGCTTCCGTTGCCATCGTTCGCTGCACACCAGCACGCCCGGGCGCGCGATCCTCATCGAGCCTGGCGCGGTCCACGACGGACATGCGCCCGCCGAGGACGGTTTCACCTACGCGATGCTCTACCTGCCTCAGCGCTGGGTGGCCAGCGCACTGCAACGCCTCGGCCAGGAGGACATGTCCGCGCTCCATCCGGCGTTCCGCACGACCCTGGCCGACGACGCGGCGCTGAGCGCGGCAATATGCCAGGCCTTCCTCGCGATCCATCAACGCGAAGGCCGGCTGGCGCGGGACCAGAGCCTGGACCGCATGATGCGTCTGCTGTCTCCGCAACTGTCGGCCGAGGCGCAGCGCCCGTGCGCGTCCACGCCAACGGTGGCGCGCGCCAGGGATTTTCTGCACGCGCAGATGGAACGCGACGTCAGCCTCGATGAGCTTGCCGACCACGCCGACCTGGATCGGTTCCGCCTCACCCGGCAATTCCAGCGCACGTTCGGCCTCTCGCCGCATGCCTACCTGATCCGGCTGCGCCTGCGCGTTGCCCGTGCCCTGCTGGCGGATGGACAGGAACCGGCGGACGTGGCGCTCAAGGTCGGATTCGCCGATCAGAGCCATCTGGGCCGCTGGTTCAAGCGCGCCTACCGGCTCACACCGGCCGCGTACCAGCGGCAATGTGCCGGCGGTGCTGCACAGACGTTCTAG
- a CDS encoding rhodanese-like domain-containing protein yields the protein MNFEELLAFAGRNPMLALALVGLTIALIVTEVARLFRGYKSLRPAELTRLINAGNAVLVDLSASADFEKGHIAGSRNATASQFGPEHKLVANAKAQPVVLVCRTGTTADGAAKQLKKAGFEQVYVLEGGIAAWQQAELPLVKGR from the coding sequence GTGAACTTCGAAGAACTGCTGGCCTTCGCTGGCCGCAACCCGATGCTGGCCCTGGCCCTGGTGGGCCTCACCATCGCCCTGATCGTCACCGAAGTGGCGCGCCTGTTCCGTGGCTACAAGAGCCTGCGGCCGGCCGAGCTGACCCGCCTGATCAACGCCGGCAACGCGGTGCTGGTCGACCTGTCGGCCTCGGCCGATTTCGAGAAGGGTCACATTGCCGGCAGCCGCAATGCCACCGCCAGCCAGTTCGGCCCCGAGCACAAGCTGGTGGCCAACGCCAAGGCGCAGCCGGTGGTCTTGGTCTGCCGCACCGGCACCACTGCCGACGGCGCCGCCAAGCAGTTGAAGAAGGCCGGCTTCGAGCAGGTCTACGTGCTGGAGGGCGGCATCGCCGCCTGGCAGCAGGCCGAGCTGCCGCTGGTCAAGGGCCGCTGA
- a CDS encoding uroporphyrinogen-III synthase, translating to MSAHATAAPAWTLISLRPQGEHAPLRRAAARCGGRVLAVSPWRLRPRADPATRAALATALDAPRVIVSSPAAVRAAAALQPLAARPGQCWLAVGAGTARALHEHGIAEVATPARMDSDGLLALPALAARDLPVGLITAPGGRGLIAAHLQARGTPLLRADVYVREPVQLRPADLARLRAAPPGVLALSSGEALQQVLAQLPEDLAQAWRTRPVVAASARLATLAADLGFVDVAQAAGPMPEQMVAAAAAIVTRLPPR from the coding sequence ATGAGCGCGCATGCAACCGCCGCCCCGGCCTGGACCCTGATCTCGCTGCGCCCGCAGGGCGAGCACGCACCGCTGCGACGCGCCGCGGCGCGCTGCGGCGGACGCGTGCTGGCGGTGTCGCCGTGGCGGCTGCGGCCGCGCGCCGATCCCGCCACCCGTGCGGCCCTGGCCACGGCGCTGGACGCGCCGCGGGTCATCGTCAGCAGCCCGGCGGCGGTGCGCGCGGCAGCGGCGCTGCAGCCGCTGGCGGCACGTCCAGGCCAGTGCTGGCTGGCGGTGGGCGCAGGCACGGCGCGCGCGTTGCACGAGCACGGCATCGCCGAGGTGGCGACGCCGGCGCGGATGGACAGCGACGGCCTGCTGGCGCTGCCGGCACTGGCCGCGCGCGACCTGCCGGTGGGACTGATCACCGCCCCCGGCGGGCGCGGCCTGATCGCCGCGCACCTGCAGGCGCGCGGCACCCCGCTGCTGCGCGCCGACGTCTATGTCCGCGAACCGGTGCAACTGCGCCCGGCCGACCTGGCCCGCCTGCGTGCGGCACCGCCCGGGGTGCTGGCCTTGAGCAGCGGCGAGGCGCTGCAACAGGTGCTGGCGCAGTTGCCCGAGGACCTGGCGCAGGCCTGGCGCACGCGGCCGGTGGTCGCGGCCAGCGCGCGCCTGGCGACCCTGGCGGCGGACCTGGGATTCGTCGACGTCGCGCAGGCGGCCGGCCCGATGCCGGAGCAAATGGTGGCCGCCGCGGCGGCGATCGTAACGCGCTTGCCACCTCGCTGA
- the trmL gene encoding tRNA (uridine(34)/cytosine(34)/5-carboxymethylaminomethyluridine(34)-2'-O)-methyltransferase TrmL, protein MIATPTLHVLLYHPEIPPNTGNVIRLCANTGAQLHLIEPLGFDLGDRQLKRAGLDYHEYARLQVHASLEAALQAIAPRRLFALSTRSSTRYDTPAFADGDAFLFGPETRGLPDAVLEQVPDAQRLRLPMQPHNRSLNLSNAVAVVVFEAWRQLEFPGAD, encoded by the coding sequence ATGATCGCGACCCCAACGCTGCACGTTCTGCTGTACCATCCCGAGATTCCGCCCAACACGGGCAACGTCATCCGCCTCTGCGCCAATACCGGCGCGCAACTGCACCTGATCGAGCCGCTGGGCTTCGACCTCGGCGACCGCCAGCTCAAGCGCGCCGGCCTGGACTACCACGAATACGCACGACTGCAGGTCCACGCATCGCTGGAAGCGGCCCTGCAGGCCATCGCCCCGCGCCGCCTGTTCGCCCTGAGCACCCGCAGCAGCACCCGCTACGACACACCCGCCTTCGCCGACGGCGACGCCTTCCTGTTCGGCCCGGAAACCCGCGGCCTGCCGGACGCCGTGCTGGAACAAGTGCCCGACGCGCAGCGCCTGCGCCTGCCGATGCAGCCGCACAACCGCAGCCTCAACCTGTCCAACGCGGTGGCCGTGGTGGTGTTCGAGGCCTGGCGACAACTGGAATTTCCCGGCGCCGACTGA
- a CDS encoding Ax21 family protein gives MKTSLLALGLLATLPFAASAAEGLSYNYAEAGYVKTDANGGDADGWAVKGSYAFHPNFSVFGDFNRQKTDFGDVRVDQWRVGAGYNHEIATSTDLVTRVAYNRFAPEYGTKFNGWSAEAGIRTAFNPYLEVYVLGGYEDYLKKDGINPEGEFYGRLGAQAKLNQNWGLSADLKMDRNGDKEWFVGPRFSW, from the coding sequence ATGAAGACCTCTCTGCTTGCTCTCGGCCTCCTGGCCACCCTGCCGTTCGCCGCTTCGGCTGCCGAAGGCCTTTCCTACAACTACGCCGAAGCCGGCTACGTCAAGACCGACGCCAACGGCGGCGACGCCGACGGTTGGGCGGTGAAGGGTTCCTACGCGTTCCACCCGAACTTCAGCGTGTTCGGCGACTTCAACCGCCAGAAGACCGACTTCGGCGACGTGCGCGTCGACCAGTGGCGCGTCGGCGCCGGCTACAACCACGAGATCGCGACCAGCACCGACCTGGTGACCCGCGTGGCCTACAACCGTTTCGCCCCGGAATACGGCACCAAGTTCAACGGCTGGAGCGCCGAAGCGGGTATCCGCACCGCGTTCAACCCGTACCTGGAAGTCTATGTCCTGGGTGGTTACGAGGACTACCTGAAGAAGGACGGCATCAATCCGGAAGGCGAGTTCTACGGCCGTCTGGGTGCCCAGGCCAAGCTGAACCAGAACTGGGGCCTGAGCGCCGACCTGAAGATGGACCGCAACGGCGACAAGGAATGGTTCGTCGGCCCGCGCTTCAGCTGGTAA
- a CDS encoding uroporphyrinogen-III C-methyltransferase: MTDEIPITPRRSTRWIWLLLVLATLAALAFAGWRGWDWWQARSARELAQQSDLQQQLQALQQAQDSLRRDQRATVQRLQDAASTNRVLRDEMLGLSQRSALLEANVAKLADSNRHGAQALRLDEVELLLNQGQQRLLLAGDAAGARRAYALASGVLDGIDDPQFLNLRQALLQERTALDALGDGPQARLAAQLDAFSASLAALPTQLPENAQQPLWQRVLAPLVKIRPSQGGVLVASSERVAAHDALQLDLTLARAALERGDTRGYRSALAGAGRWLSRLWPESPQLRERRAALRTLANADLRPTIPELGTTLQQLRAMRDARSPS; encoded by the coding sequence ATGACCGACGAAATCCCGATCACGCCTCGCCGTTCCACACGCTGGATCTGGTTGCTGCTGGTACTCGCCACGCTGGCCGCGTTGGCGTTCGCCGGCTGGCGTGGCTGGGACTGGTGGCAGGCGCGCAGCGCGCGCGAACTGGCCCAGCAATCGGACCTGCAGCAGCAACTGCAGGCCTTGCAGCAGGCCCAGGACAGCCTGCGCCGCGACCAGCGCGCCACCGTGCAGCGGTTGCAGGACGCTGCCAGCACCAACCGCGTGCTGCGCGATGAGATGCTCGGCCTGAGCCAGCGCAGCGCGCTGCTGGAGGCCAATGTCGCCAAGCTCGCCGATTCCAACCGCCACGGTGCGCAGGCGCTGCGCCTGGACGAGGTCGAGTTGCTGCTCAACCAGGGCCAGCAGCGGCTGCTGCTGGCCGGCGATGCGGCCGGTGCGCGCCGCGCCTACGCCCTGGCCAGCGGTGTGCTGGACGGCATCGACGATCCGCAATTCCTCAACCTGCGCCAGGCGCTGCTGCAGGAACGCACCGCCCTGGACGCGCTGGGCGATGGGCCGCAGGCGCGCCTGGCGGCGCAACTGGATGCCTTCTCTGCCAGCCTCGCCGCCCTGCCGACGCAATTGCCGGAAAACGCACAACAGCCGCTGTGGCAGCGCGTGCTGGCGCCGCTGGTGAAGATCCGCCCCTCGCAGGGCGGCGTGTTGGTCGCCAGCTCGGAGCGAGTTGCTGCCCACGATGCGCTGCAGCTGGACCTGACCCTGGCGCGCGCGGCGCTGGAACGCGGCGACACGCGCGGCTATCGCAGCGCACTGGCCGGCGCCGGGCGCTGGCTGTCGCGGCTGTGGCCGGAGTCGCCGCAACTGCGCGAACGCCGCGCCGCGCTGCGCACTCTGGCCAACGCCGATCTGCGCCCGACCA
- a CDS encoding DUF2000 family protein, whose amino-acid sequence MFDTKVAIIVRNDLAMWQRLNVAAFLATGVAAAAPDAMGDPYIDANGHRYGCLLGQPMLVFEADLDGLRAAHRVGLAREITVLPYVFAMFSTGHDAANRQAFAAEDPVALNLVGLGLRGPKKAIEKATKGLALHR is encoded by the coding sequence ATGTTCGACACCAAAGTGGCCATCATCGTCCGCAACGACCTGGCGATGTGGCAGCGCCTGAACGTCGCCGCCTTCCTGGCGACGGGCGTCGCCGCGGCCGCCCCCGACGCCATGGGCGACCCTTACATCGATGCCAACGGCCATCGCTACGGCTGCCTGCTCGGCCAGCCGATGCTGGTGTTCGAAGCCGATCTCGACGGGCTTCGGGCCGCGCACCGGGTGGGGTTGGCCCGCGAGATCACCGTGCTGCCGTATGTCTTCGCCATGTTCTCGACCGGCCATGACGCGGCCAATCGCCAGGCGTTCGCGGCGGAAGATCCTGTCGCTCTGAACCTGGTGGGGCTCGGCCTGCGCGGACCCAAGAAGGCCATCGAAAAAGCCACCAAGGGCCTTGCACTGCATCGTTAG
- a CDS encoding TetR/AcrR family transcriptional regulator, with protein sequence MSGRTWRQDPHRKEAIEQAALRVILEHGVAGTTFRKVAEEAGVPLSATTYYFGSMHALLVAAFTRFSQEVSTDFAAEIRTAQNHAQACEAVVNIIFAEGTASPRVLLLSYELYAFARRHPEMTAIMQQWMARSRAALETHFSATASAAIDAFIEGATIHRSVVHMDRRRVHDAIEKLAAL encoded by the coding sequence ATGAGCGGCAGGACCTGGCGCCAGGATCCGCACCGGAAGGAAGCGATCGAGCAGGCCGCGCTGCGGGTGATCCTGGAGCACGGCGTCGCAGGCACCACGTTCCGCAAGGTCGCCGAGGAAGCCGGCGTTCCGCTCAGCGCCACCACGTATTACTTCGGCTCGATGCACGCGCTGCTGGTGGCCGCGTTCACCCGTTTCTCCCAGGAGGTGTCCACCGACTTCGCCGCCGAAATCCGCACCGCGCAGAACCACGCGCAGGCTTGCGAGGCGGTGGTGAACATCATCTTCGCCGAGGGCACGGCGTCCCCGCGCGTGCTGCTGCTGAGCTACGAACTGTATGCCTTCGCCCGCCGGCATCCGGAGATGACCGCGATCATGCAGCAGTGGATGGCCAGGAGCCGGGCGGCCCTGGAAACGCATTTCTCCGCTACGGCATCCGCCGCCATCGACGCCTTCATCGAAGGCGCGACGATCCACCGCTCGGTCGTGCACATGGACAGACGGCGGGTGCACGATGCGATCGAGAAGCTCGCCGCGCTGTAA
- a CDS encoding YiiD C-terminal domain-containing protein translates to MAADLSFEAFLQQLQRQFQAMPPVAALQVAVHGYADQRLQLVAPLTANINDKGNAFGGSLGSVMTLAGWGLVNCELHRAGLQADVYVADSQVRYLAPLYADLHAQATADPEGDWDVFVNTFRQRGRARIGIQAQVGVPGEAAAATLSGRFVAIAKG, encoded by the coding sequence ATGGCAGCGGATCTTTCCTTCGAGGCGTTCCTGCAGCAGTTGCAACGGCAGTTCCAGGCCATGCCGCCGGTGGCCGCGCTGCAGGTCGCCGTGCACGGCTATGCCGACCAGCGCCTGCAGCTGGTCGCACCGCTGACGGCCAACATCAACGACAAGGGCAACGCCTTCGGCGGCAGCTTGGGCTCGGTGATGACCCTGGCCGGCTGGGGACTGGTCAACTGCGAACTGCACCGCGCCGGCCTGCAGGCCGACGTCTATGTCGCCGACAGCCAGGTGCGCTATCTGGCGCCGCTGTACGCCGATCTGCACGCCCAGGCCACTGCCGACCCCGAGGGCGACTGGGACGTGTTCGTGAACACCTTCCGACAGCGCGGCCGTGCCCGCATCGGCATCCAGGCCCAGGTCGGTGTCCCCGGCGAGGCGGCGGCAGCGACCCTGAGCGGTCGCTTCGTGGCCATCGCCAAGGGGTAG
- a CDS encoding DUF1349 domain-containing protein, translated as MANSGERDVDIGRRATLGGLAAGGVVLATGARAVAPSGWEAGTWLNAPKVHRILPDGVLEVVTAKGSDFWRETHYGFTRDSGHFLGIAAPARFTCQLRVRGKFEQLYDQAGLMVRVDERRWVKAGIELSDGRPMLSSVLTDGRSDWATGPYEADASDFWMRATVDKGVLRLQVSRDAKYWPLVRLCPFPVASSYLVGPMTCTPEREGLIVRFSDWSLGPVLGKDLHDLS; from the coding sequence ATGGCGAATTCCGGGGAGCGGGACGTGGATATCGGCCGCCGGGCGACCCTGGGCGGCCTCGCCGCCGGTGGCGTCGTGCTGGCCACCGGGGCACGCGCGGTGGCGCCTTCCGGTTGGGAGGCGGGCACCTGGCTCAATGCACCGAAGGTCCATCGGATCCTGCCCGACGGCGTGCTCGAGGTCGTCACCGCCAAGGGCAGCGACTTCTGGCGCGAAACCCACTACGGGTTCACCCGCGACAGCGGGCACTTTCTCGGCATCGCCGCGCCCGCGCGCTTCACCTGCCAGCTCCGCGTCCGCGGAAAATTCGAGCAACTCTACGATCAGGCCGGCCTCATGGTCCGGGTCGACGAGCGGCGTTGGGTGAAGGCCGGTATCGAATTGAGCGATGGGCGCCCGATGCTCAGCAGCGTGTTGACCGACGGCCGCTCGGACTGGGCCACCGGCCCGTACGAAGCGGACGCCTCGGACTTCTGGATGCGCGCCACGGTGGACAAGGGGGTGCTGCGCCTGCAGGTCTCGCGCGACGCGAAGTACTGGCCGCTGGTGCGGTTGTGTCCGTTCCCGGTTGCGTCCTCTTACCTCGTCGGCCCGATGACCTGCACGCCGGAGCGCGAGGGATTGATCGTCCGCTTCTCCGACTGGAGCCTGGGACCGGTGCTGGGCAAGGATCTGCACGATCTCTCCTGA